In one window of Meiothermus sp. DNA:
- a CDS encoding response regulator transcription factor — protein MRILLVEDEEDLAAALQALLVQKRYQVDWARNLQEAYDKLVDAEPDLLVLDIMLPEGEDAGFQLAQELRQMGNQRPILFLTARDTLEDRVQGLDLGGDDYLTKPFDVPELLARIRALLRRDGQTKQSVLERDPLRIDFANRRVYWHHQEVILSEKEFALLEILALSPDRVFTVLELLDRVFPDASSGHHALRMYVSRIREKLAPEVIVTVPGGYRLGLS, from the coding sequence ATGCGCATTTTGCTGGTAGAGGACGAGGAAGACCTGGCCGCAGCGCTGCAAGCGCTGCTGGTGCAAAAGCGCTATCAGGTCGATTGGGCCAGAAATCTTCAAGAAGCCTACGATAAGCTGGTGGATGCCGAACCCGATTTGCTGGTTTTGGACATCATGCTGCCCGAGGGCGAGGACGCGGGCTTTCAGTTGGCCCAGGAGCTACGCCAGATGGGCAACCAAAGACCCATTCTCTTCCTCACTGCCCGCGACACCCTGGAGGATCGGGTACAGGGTCTGGATCTGGGGGGCGATGATTACCTGACCAAACCTTTCGATGTGCCCGAGCTCTTGGCCAGGATACGCGCCCTGCTACGGCGAGACGGGCAAACCAAACAGAGTGTTCTGGAGCGCGATCCCTTGCGCATCGACTTTGCCAACCGCAGGGTTTACTGGCATCACCAGGAAGTCATACTTTCGGAGAAAGAATTTGCGCTTTTAGAGATTCTGGCCCTCAGTCCAGACCGGGTGTTCACCGTGCTCGAGCTTCTAGACCGGGTCTTTCCCGACGCCAGCTCTGGACACCACGCCCTGCGGATGTACGTCTCAAGGATACGGGAGAAGTTGGCTCCTGAGGTCATCGTGACTGTACCGGGAGGGTATCGCCTTGGGCTTTCGTGA
- a CDS encoding cell wall metabolism sensor histidine kinase WalK translates to MRAEAAGVHLEVNTKPLSIYADPKRMQQVLLNLLENALRHTPRGGRITVKLHSQGENAVLEVCDTGPGIAPEHLPHLFERFYRAEASRARESGGSDLGLAIVKALVEAHGGRVGADNQPEGGARFWIHPPLIRLAEGA, encoded by the coding sequence GTGCGCGCCGAGGCGGCTGGGGTTCATTTAGAAGTCAACACCAAGCCCCTCTCCATCTACGCCGACCCCAAGCGGATGCAGCAGGTGCTTCTTAACCTGCTGGAGAATGCCCTGCGCCACACCCCAAGGGGAGGTCGTATTACCGTAAAACTTCATTCCCAGGGAGAGAACGCTGTGCTCGAGGTCTGCGACACTGGACCAGGCATTGCGCCTGAGCACCTTCCCCATCTCTTTGAGCGTTTTTACCGAGCAGAGGCCTCGAGGGCCCGCGAGAGCGGCGGCTCGGACCTCGGACTGGCCATCGTCAAGGCCCTGGTAGAAGCCCACGGAGGCCGTGTTGGTGCCGATAATCAACCAGAAGGCGGGGCTCGTTTCTGGATTCATCCACCCCTGATAAGGCTCGCTGAGGGAGCATAA
- a CDS encoding acyl-CoA carboxylase subunit beta: MIQSHISPKERESSPFKQNKDAWVRLMADFHTSLEQIRQGGGAKAVERQHARGRLTARERIAALIDPDTEPEEILGYAGWQMYADWGGAPGGGVVTAIGKIAGRDWMIIANDATVKAGAFFPITAKKVIRAQTIALENHLPTVYLVDSAGVFLPLQDEVFPDQDDFGRIFYLNARMSGMGIPQISAIMGNCVAGGAYLPLMTDALIMTEGSGLYLAGPALVKAAIGQEVSSEELGGARMHAEVSGTVDFYEPDDASAIARIRTLASLYARPALAPWATERKSELEPFHPPEDLYGLVSPDGTKPYDVNEVIARLVDGSEFHEYKAHYGQTLVCGYARLGGFPVGIVANQRLIIKKPGKIEVGGVIYAEAADKAARFILEVNQRFIPLLFLMDVTGFMVGKESEQQGIIRRGAKLVNAVSNSVVPKITLITGGSFGAGNYAMAGKAYGPRFIYAWPSAKYAVMSGNAAAKTLMEIELAKLEREGRKPTEEDLVELYERIKGRYEETLDPRYAAARLWVDEIIFPHETRERLIRSLEVCALNPTREQMRVGVFQV, from the coding sequence ATGATTCAAAGTCACATCAGCCCCAAGGAGCGGGAGTCCTCTCCCTTTAAGCAGAACAAGGACGCCTGGGTGCGGCTTATGGCCGACTTTCACACCTCGCTCGAGCAGATTCGTCAGGGTGGGGGCGCAAAAGCTGTGGAGCGCCAGCATGCCAGAGGACGGCTGACTGCCCGTGAGCGCATCGCGGCGCTGATAGACCCGGATACCGAACCGGAGGAAATCCTTGGCTATGCCGGCTGGCAAATGTACGCCGACTGGGGAGGGGCGCCCGGGGGTGGGGTGGTTACGGCCATCGGCAAAATTGCCGGTCGGGACTGGATGATCATCGCCAACGACGCCACCGTGAAGGCGGGGGCTTTTTTCCCCATCACGGCTAAAAAGGTAATTAGGGCCCAGACCATTGCCCTAGAGAACCACCTGCCCACGGTGTACCTGGTGGACTCGGCGGGGGTTTTTTTGCCCTTGCAGGACGAGGTTTTCCCTGACCAGGACGACTTTGGCCGTATCTTTTACCTGAATGCCCGTATGAGCGGGATGGGCATTCCGCAAATCTCGGCCATTATGGGCAACTGTGTGGCCGGGGGGGCTTACCTGCCCCTGATGACCGATGCCCTCATCATGACCGAGGGCTCGGGGCTTTACCTGGCCGGCCCGGCCCTGGTCAAGGCCGCCATTGGACAGGAGGTGAGTTCGGAAGAGCTGGGCGGTGCGCGGATGCACGCCGAAGTCTCCGGAACCGTGGACTTCTACGAACCCGACGACGCCTCGGCCATTGCCCGGATACGCACGCTGGCGTCGCTATACGCCCGGCCGGCTTTGGCCCCCTGGGCAACCGAGCGCAAAAGCGAGTTGGAGCCTTTTCACCCGCCCGAAGACCTGTACGGTCTGGTTTCGCCGGATGGCACCAAACCCTACGACGTAAACGAGGTGATAGCCCGGTTGGTCGATGGCTCCGAGTTTCACGAGTACAAGGCCCACTATGGCCAGACCCTGGTTTGCGGGTATGCCCGGCTGGGGGGGTTCCCGGTGGGAATTGTGGCCAACCAGCGCCTGATTATCAAGAAGCCCGGAAAAATCGAGGTGGGTGGGGTTATCTACGCCGAGGCCGCCGACAAGGCCGCCCGGTTCATCCTGGAGGTCAACCAGCGCTTCATTCCCCTGTTGTTTCTGATGGACGTAACCGGCTTTATGGTGGGCAAGGAGTCCGAGCAGCAGGGCATCATCCGGCGGGGGGCCAAGCTGGTGAATGCAGTTTCCAACTCGGTGGTGCCCAAGATTACCCTTATTACCGGGGGCTCGTTTGGCGCAGGCAATTACGCCATGGCCGGCAAGGCATACGGCCCCCGTTTCATCTACGCCTGGCCCTCGGCTAAGTACGCTGTGATGAGCGGCAATGCAGCGGCCAAGACCCTGATGGAAATCGAGCTGGCCAAGCTCGAGCGCGAGGGGCGTAAGCCCACCGAGGAAGACCTGGTCGAACTCTACGAACGCATCAAGGGCCGCTACGAGGAAACCCTGGATCCGCGCTATGCGGCGGCCCGCCTGTGGGTCGACGAGATTATTTTCCCCCACGAGACCCGCGAGCGCTTGATCCGGAGCCTCGAGGTCTGCGCCTTGAACCCCACCCGGGAGCAGATGCGGGTGGGTGTATTCCAGGTCTGA
- a CDS encoding S8 family peptidase encodes MHLRFIWVMFLALLAACGNPTATEKLAPVLGLDNPNAIQGQYIVVYKDDANVLASLQSLKASLGGGVGVQRELQSLGLLPDARVQQVYTSALQGLAASLSPENLAALRQDPRVAYIEADQVMQIDATQSGATWGLDRIDQRALPLSGTYTYSNTGNGVRAYIIDTGIRVSHSEFGGRAVVAFDAIGDGQNGNDCNGHGTHVAGTVGGSVYGVAKGVRLYAVRVLNCSGSGTNSGVIAGVDWVRQNAQKPAVANMSLGGGASSALDTAVNNAINAGITFALAAGNSNRDACNFSPARVAAGITVGATTSTDARASYSNYGSCLDLFAPGSSITSAWISSDTSTNTISGTSMATPHVAGVAALYLQSNPTATPATVRNAIVGNATSGVVGSPGRRSPNLLLFTNY; translated from the coding sequence ATGCATCTTCGTTTTATCTGGGTAATGTTCTTGGCTTTGCTGGCCGCTTGTGGAAACCCCACAGCTACAGAAAAACTGGCGCCGGTCCTGGGGCTCGATAACCCCAACGCCATTCAGGGGCAGTACATCGTTGTGTACAAAGACGATGCCAATGTACTGGCCTCGCTGCAGAGCCTGAAAGCCAGCCTGGGCGGGGGCGTTGGCGTGCAGCGGGAACTCCAGAGCCTCGGACTGCTCCCCGATGCCAGGGTACAGCAGGTTTACACCTCGGCATTGCAAGGGCTTGCTGCCAGCCTTTCGCCCGAGAATTTAGCTGCGCTACGTCAGGACCCTCGAGTAGCTTACATAGAGGCCGACCAGGTGATGCAGATAGATGCAACCCAGTCGGGTGCGACCTGGGGCCTGGACCGCATAGACCAGCGGGCCCTGCCCTTGAGCGGTACCTACACCTATAGCAACACCGGCAATGGGGTGCGTGCCTACATCATCGATACTGGCATCCGGGTGAGCCACAGCGAGTTCGGGGGTCGGGCTGTGGTAGCTTTCGATGCTATTGGCGATGGCCAAAACGGTAACGATTGCAACGGCCACGGCACCCATGTGGCCGGTACCGTAGGCGGCTCGGTGTATGGGGTCGCCAAGGGAGTGCGCCTGTATGCGGTGCGCGTTTTGAACTGCAGCGGCTCGGGTACTAACTCGGGGGTAATTGCCGGAGTGGACTGGGTGCGCCAAAACGCCCAGAAACCGGCCGTGGCTAACATGAGCCTGGGTGGAGGAGCCTCGAGCGCCCTCGACACGGCGGTCAATAATGCCATCAACGCTGGAATCACCTTTGCCCTGGCCGCAGGCAACAGCAACCGCGATGCCTGCAATTTCTCGCCCGCGCGAGTAGCGGCAGGAATTACTGTGGGGGCGACTACATCTACCGATGCCAGGGCCTCGTACTCCAACTACGGAAGCTGCTTAGACCTCTTTGCACCTGGTTCTTCCATTACCTCGGCCTGGATCAGCAGCGATACCTCGACCAACACCATCAGCGGCACCTCCATGGCGACGCCACACGTTGCTGGCGTGGCAGCTTTGTATCTGCAAAGCAACCCCACGGCCACCCCTGCCACGGTGCGCAACGCTATCGTGGGCAACGCGACTTCCGGGGTGGTAGGCAGTCCGGGCCGTCGCTCGCCCAACCTTTTGCTATTCACGAACTACTAA
- a CDS encoding VWA domain-containing protein, with product MTAPTEQLLSHVVAFVRNLRGEGIVVTPGQTATFARALGEIPIFDPVAFFYAAQSSLLTRREDQAKFAEVFRKFWQNLGLERFPAELLNQTSLPPKREQKARPGEVGREPLSSERASNQPQPIVDRALTFSETEVLKQKRFDQMSEQELQAARKLLYGFVWNPPERRSRRLKASGREQLDLRRSFRRSLKHQGELVVLEQRSRKHKPRPIVALADVSGSMERYARMLLHFLHAFSLEQTRQGVRQIETFTFGTRLTRITRTLKKRSVDEALAEVGQQVKDWSGGTRIGACVRTFNHTWAKRVLGRGSIVLVISDGWDQGDPELLAFEMERLQKFCYRLIWLNPLIGTPGYQPLTRGLVAAMPHIDDFLPVHNLSSLEQLVEVLAHIQRRSEKVR from the coding sequence ATGACAGCCCCCACCGAACAGTTGCTGAGCCACGTGGTGGCCTTCGTACGAAACCTGCGGGGCGAGGGGATTGTGGTTACGCCCGGGCAGACCGCTACTTTTGCGCGAGCCCTGGGTGAGATTCCGATCTTTGACCCGGTGGCGTTTTTCTACGCTGCCCAGAGCTCGCTGCTCACCCGACGGGAAGACCAGGCCAAGTTTGCCGAAGTATTTCGCAAATTCTGGCAAAACCTGGGCCTCGAGCGCTTTCCTGCCGAGCTACTGAACCAAACCTCCCTCCCTCCCAAAAGAGAGCAGAAAGCCCGTCCTGGCGAGGTAGGGCGCGAACCGCTTTCCTCAGAGCGCGCCTCCAATCAACCCCAGCCCATCGTCGATCGGGCCCTGACTTTCTCGGAGACCGAGGTGCTCAAGCAGAAGCGCTTCGACCAGATGAGCGAGCAGGAGCTACAGGCCGCCCGCAAGCTGCTGTACGGCTTTGTCTGGAACCCACCTGAGCGGCGCAGCCGTCGCCTGAAGGCCAGCGGCAGGGAACAACTCGACCTTCGCCGCAGTTTCCGGCGCTCGCTCAAACACCAGGGCGAGCTGGTGGTGTTAGAACAACGCTCGCGCAAGCACAAACCCCGCCCCATTGTGGCTTTGGCCGACGTATCGGGCTCAATGGAGCGCTACGCCCGCATGCTCCTGCATTTTTTGCATGCCTTTTCGCTCGAGCAGACCCGGCAGGGCGTGCGCCAGATTGAGACCTTCACCTTTGGCACCCGCCTGACCCGCATCACCCGCACGCTCAAGAAGCGCAGCGTGGACGAGGCCCTGGCCGAGGTGGGCCAGCAGGTCAAGGACTGGTCCGGCGGCACACGCATTGGGGCTTGCGTACGCACCTTCAACCACACCTGGGCCAAGCGGGTTTTGGGGCGGGGCTCTATTGTGCTGGTCATCTCCGACGGCTGGGATCAGGGCGACCCCGAACTCCTGGCCTTCGAGATGGAGCGCCTGCAGAAGTTCTGCTACCGCCTGATCTGGCTTAATCCGCTTATCGGCACTCCTGGCTACCAGCCCCTAACCCGCGGTTTGGTGGCTGCCATGCCTCACATCGACGATTTTTTGCCAGTCCACAACTTGAGCAGCCTCGAGCAGCTGGTGGAGGTACTCGCCCACATACAGCGCCGCAGCGAAAAAGTCAGGTAA
- a CDS encoding MoxR family ATPase, whose translation MFPTSIEETQKALEAHHYIADKGLSVAVFLALKLGRPLLLEGEPGVGKTEIVKVLAQMLSTRLIRLQCYEGLDISSAVYEWDYARQMMQIRLLEASGERDQDKVRHEVFSADFLLKRPLLQALESTDGKPPVLLIDELDRADEEFEAFLLEFLSDWQITVPEVGTLRAEKPPVVVITSNRTREIHDALKRRCMYYWIDYPSFEKEYRIVQEKVPGVPEKLAQQAVAFVQELRKQDLYKAPGVAETLDWASSLMALGQTALAPEVIEATLGVLLKYQDDVVKAKNLARDLLARAQMPTAL comes from the coding sequence ATGTTTCCAACTTCTATCGAGGAGACCCAAAAAGCCCTCGAGGCCCACCACTACATCGCCGACAAGGGCCTCTCGGTTGCGGTGTTTCTGGCCCTCAAGCTGGGGCGCCCGTTGCTGCTGGAAGGCGAGCCCGGCGTGGGCAAGACCGAAATTGTGAAGGTACTGGCCCAGATGCTCTCCACCCGCCTGATTCGCTTGCAGTGCTACGAAGGGCTGGACATCAGCAGCGCGGTGTACGAGTGGGACTATGCCCGCCAGATGATGCAAATAAGGCTGCTGGAGGCCAGCGGCGAACGCGACCAGGACAAAGTGCGCCACGAGGTCTTCAGCGCCGACTTTCTGCTCAAGCGCCCGCTGCTGCAAGCCCTGGAATCCACCGACGGCAAGCCTCCGGTGCTCCTGATTGACGAACTCGACCGGGCCGATGAGGAGTTTGAGGCTTTTCTGCTGGAGTTCCTCTCCGACTGGCAGATTACCGTGCCGGAGGTGGGCACCCTGAGGGCCGAAAAACCGCCGGTGGTGGTCATTACCTCCAACCGCACCCGCGAAATCCACGATGCCCTGAAGCGCCGCTGCATGTACTACTGGATCGACTACCCCAGCTTCGAGAAGGAATACAGAATTGTGCAGGAGAAAGTGCCTGGTGTACCGGAAAAACTGGCCCAGCAAGCGGTGGCTTTTGTGCAGGAGTTGCGCAAGCAAGACCTCTACAAAGCCCCCGGTGTGGCCGAGACCCTGGACTGGGCCTCCTCACTCATGGCCCTGGGCCAGACCGCGCTAGCCCCTGAAGTCATCGAAGCCACCCTAGGGGTGCTGCTCAAGTACCAGGACGATGTGGTCAAGGCCAAGAACCTGGCCCGCGACCTTTTGGCCCGGGCCCAGATGCCCACGGCGCTATGA
- a CDS encoding xanthine dehydrogenase family protein subunit M, with protein sequence MYTAEFTYKKAGSISEAISLLQQHPDAKLLAGGHSLIPTMKLRLASPPALIDISKVAELRGIRLEGDHLVIGAMTTYHELETSDLLKQHCPIIPQAVHQIGDPMVRAKGTIGGSLAHADPAADLPASMLALDAKIKVQGPGGARVIAADNFFTGMFSTAMQEGEILTEVHVPVRAGARMAYAKFPHPASRYAVVGVAVVADGGSVRAAVTGAGEHAMRLSKLEQALAGKPLTAENITAACQGLLPPDHLNHDLVASKEYRAHLVDVMAKRALMQAAGL encoded by the coding sequence ATGTACACAGCCGAATTCACGTACAAAAAAGCCGGTAGTATCTCCGAAGCCATCAGCCTCCTCCAGCAGCACCCGGACGCCAAGTTGCTGGCCGGCGGCCACAGCCTGATTCCGACCATGAAACTGCGGCTGGCCTCACCCCCGGCCCTGATTGACATCTCCAAGGTGGCCGAGCTGCGGGGGATTCGGCTCGAGGGCGACCATCTGGTGATTGGGGCCATGACCACCTACCACGAGCTGGAAACCTCGGATCTGCTCAAACAGCACTGCCCCATCATCCCCCAAGCCGTACACCAGATCGGTGACCCGATGGTGCGGGCCAAGGGCACCATCGGCGGCTCGCTGGCCCACGCCGACCCGGCTGCCGACCTACCTGCCTCGATGCTGGCGCTGGACGCCAAAATCAAGGTACAGGGGCCCGGCGGGGCCCGGGTAATAGCCGCCGACAACTTTTTTACCGGTATGTTTAGCACGGCCATGCAGGAAGGAGAAATCCTTACCGAAGTGCACGTGCCGGTGCGGGCCGGGGCCCGCATGGCCTATGCCAAGTTTCCTCACCCGGCCAGCCGCTATGCGGTGGTGGGGGTTGCGGTGGTGGCGGATGGGGGCTCCGTGCGGGCTGCGGTAACCGGCGCTGGCGAGCACGCCATGCGGCTGTCTAAACTCGAGCAAGCCCTTGCTGGCAAACCCCTGACCGCAGAAAATATCACCGCAGCCTGTCAGGGACTCTTGCCCCCCGACCACCTCAACCACGACCTGGTGGCTTCCAAGGAGTACCGCGCCCACCTGGTGGACGTGATGGCCAAGCGAGCTCTGATGCAGGCGGCAGGGCTCTAG
- a CDS encoding xanthine dehydrogenase family protein molybdopterin-binding subunit, which translates to MATRPPWTAAFASAHKTVKLNLRNNRLVPNAMEPRASLAQYLKASDEYTLWTTSQNPHIHRLLIAAFIMGIPEHKLRVIAPDVGGGFGSKIYQYPEEIIVLYAAKKLNRPVKWTARRSESFVTDSHGRDHETVAEMAVDQSGKITAVRVDTIANMGAYLTTFAPAVPTYLYGCLLAGTYTTPHIYCHVTAPFTHTTPVDAYRGAGRPEATYLLERLVDVMAHELGMDPVEFRRKNLIPPDAFPYQTPVALQYDSGNYEANLDKALELVNYKALRQQQEEWRKQGRYMGIGVITFIEACGLAPSALVGSLGAQAGQWESALVRVMPTGKVEVFTGTHSHGQGHETAFAQVVADELQIPVEDVVLVHGDTGRMPYGWGSYGSRSAPTGLSAIVLATRKIIDKAKKIAAHLLEASPDDIVHEDGKFMVKGVPDKAKTFFDIALMAHLAHNYPADLEPGLEATHFYDPKNFVFPFGTHIAVVEVDPDTGKVKLLRYLSVDDCGPVINPLIADGQVHGGVAQGLGQALLEEAVYDKEGQILSGNFLEYTLPRADDMVQIEHDHTVTPCPHNPLGIKGIGEAGTIASTAAVANAVMDALRPFGIVHLDMPYTPEKVWRAIQATKPLSQAAD; encoded by the coding sequence TTGGCGACAAGGCCGCCGTGGACTGCGGCTTTTGCCAGCGCCCACAAGACCGTCAAGCTCAACCTGCGCAACAACCGGCTGGTGCCCAACGCCATGGAACCCCGGGCCTCGCTGGCCCAGTACCTCAAGGCCAGCGACGAGTACACCTTATGGACGACCAGCCAGAACCCGCACATCCACCGCCTCTTGATTGCAGCTTTCATCATGGGCATCCCCGAACACAAGCTGCGGGTGATTGCCCCGGATGTGGGCGGGGGCTTTGGTTCTAAAATCTATCAGTACCCCGAAGAAATCATCGTGCTGTACGCGGCCAAGAAGCTAAACCGCCCGGTCAAGTGGACGGCCCGGCGCTCGGAGAGCTTTGTGACCGACTCGCACGGACGCGACCACGAGACCGTGGCGGAGATGGCGGTAGACCAGAGCGGCAAGATTACCGCCGTACGGGTGGACACCATCGCCAACATGGGGGCCTACCTGACCACCTTTGCGCCGGCGGTGCCCACCTACCTGTACGGCTGCCTGTTGGCCGGCACCTACACCACCCCCCACATCTACTGCCACGTAACCGCCCCTTTTACCCACACCACGCCGGTAGATGCCTACCGGGGGGCGGGGCGGCCCGAGGCGACCTACCTCCTGGAGCGGCTGGTAGACGTGATGGCCCACGAGCTGGGCATGGATCCGGTGGAGTTCCGCCGCAAGAACCTGATTCCCCCGGATGCCTTCCCCTACCAGACCCCGGTGGCTTTGCAGTACGACTCCGGCAACTACGAAGCCAACCTAGACAAGGCCCTGGAGCTTGTCAACTACAAGGCCTTGCGTCAACAGCAAGAAGAGTGGCGCAAGCAGGGCCGCTACATGGGCATCGGGGTCATCACCTTCATCGAGGCCTGCGGGCTGGCCCCCTCGGCCCTGGTGGGCAGCCTGGGCGCCCAGGCGGGGCAGTGGGAAAGCGCCCTGGTGCGGGTGATGCCCACCGGCAAGGTGGAAGTCTTTACCGGTACCCACAGCCACGGCCAGGGCCACGAGACGGCCTTTGCCCAGGTGGTGGCGGATGAGCTGCAGATTCCGGTGGAGGATGTGGTGCTGGTGCACGGCGACACCGGGCGGATGCCCTACGGTTGGGGTTCGTATGGCTCCCGTTCGGCCCCTACCGGCCTTTCGGCCATTGTGCTGGCTACCCGCAAGATTATCGATAAGGCCAAGAAGATTGCCGCCCATCTGCTCGAGGCCAGCCCCGACGACATCGTGCACGAGGATGGCAAGTTCATGGTCAAGGGGGTACCCGACAAGGCCAAGACCTTCTTCGATATTGCCCTGATGGCCCACCTGGCCCACAACTACCCCGCCGACCTCGAGCCTGGGTTAGAGGCCACCCACTTCTACGACCCCAAAAACTTCGTCTTCCCCTTCGGCACCCACATCGCCGTGGTGGAGGTAGACCCCGACACCGGCAAGGTCAAGCTCTTGCGCTACCTCTCGGTGGACGACTGCGGCCCGGTGATTAACCCGCTCATTGCCGACGGACAGGTGCACGGGGGCGTTGCCCAGGGCCTGGGCCAGGCCCTGCTGGAAGAGGCCGTCTACGACAAGGAGGGCCAGATTCTATCGGGGAACTTCCTCGAGTACACCCTGCCCCGCGCCGACGACATGGTACAGATCGAGCACGACCACACCGTGACCCCCTGCCCGCACAACCCCCTGGGCATCAAGGGCATCGGCGAGGCCGGCACCATCGCCTCCACCGCTGCGGTAGCCAACGCCGTCATGGACGCCCTGCGGCCCTTCGGGATTGTGCACCTGGACATGCCCTACACCCCCGAAAAGGTCTGGCGGGCCATTCAGGCAACCAAACCACTGTCTCAAGCTGCCGACTAG
- a CDS encoding XdhC family protein, whose translation MANETPLLLAALEAAWAEGKETALATVVRVIGSAYRREGAKMLVREDGGSACMISGGCLEQEMIEIAMQILARGRPERTIFDYNEEKTWWPGCGGTVEVWVEPVGPQSLLHRWLQETTESEPSVLATVVAGGEGRIWLKPDGALEGHISPPELHEQVLRIARQMQGGTSRPTTRYVQEAEVFFDVSSPIPELVLFGAGHDAKPMANQALVLGFRVTVVDARPELLQGFEGCQTIQAAQDEYAQKVQLSPRQHVIVMNHHLDIDRQALRFALESPARYVGMLGPRNRLEKILEALQAEGFVPSPEQMARLRNPIGLDIGAESPEEIAVAALAEIVALQRGFQGGFLNDKKTGIHEAASAQVMT comes from the coding sequence ATGGCAAACGAGACACCCCTGCTGTTAGCTGCCCTCGAGGCTGCCTGGGCCGAGGGCAAAGAAACTGCTCTGGCCACCGTGGTGCGGGTGATTGGCTCGGCTTACCGCCGCGAAGGGGCCAAGATGCTGGTGCGCGAAGACGGCGGCTCGGCCTGCATGATCTCGGGGGGCTGCCTCGAGCAAGAGATGATCGAGATTGCCATGCAAATCCTGGCCCGGGGCCGGCCAGAGCGCACTATTTTCGACTACAACGAGGAAAAGACCTGGTGGCCGGGTTGTGGCGGCACGGTGGAGGTCTGGGTGGAGCCGGTGGGGCCGCAAAGTTTATTACACCGCTGGCTTCAGGAGACCACCGAGTCGGAACCCTCGGTGCTGGCCACGGTGGTGGCGGGGGGGGAGGGGAGGATCTGGCTCAAGCCCGATGGGGCCCTCGAGGGTCACATTTCCCCGCCCGAACTGCACGAGCAGGTGCTTCGAATTGCACGGCAGATGCAGGGCGGCACCTCCCGACCCACCACCCGCTACGTGCAAGAGGCCGAGGTGTTTTTTGATGTGAGCAGCCCCATCCCCGAGCTGGTTTTGTTCGGTGCGGGCCACGACGCCAAGCCCATGGCCAACCAGGCGCTGGTACTGGGTTTCAGGGTGACGGTGGTGGATGCCCGGCCCGAGCTGTTGCAGGGTTTTGAAGGCTGCCAGACCATTCAGGCTGCCCAAGATGAGTACGCCCAGAAGGTACAGCTCAGCCCTCGCCAGCACGTTATCGTGATGAACCACCACCTTGACATCGACCGCCAGGCTTTGCGTTTTGCCCTGGAATCGCCGGCTCGTTATGTAGGCATGCTTGGTCCGCGCAATCGCCTGGAGAAGATTCTCGAGGCCCTGCAGGCCGAAGGCTTTGTGCCCAGCCCCGAGCAGATGGCCCGCCTGCGGAACCCTATCGGACTTGATATCGGCGCGGAGAGCCCGGAAGAGATTGCGGTGGCAGCCCTGGCCGAGATTGTAGCCCTGCAAAGGGGTTTTCAGGGAGGCTTCCTGAACGATAAAAAGACTGGGATTCACGAAGCGGCCTCAGCGCAGGTTATGACCTGA
- a CDS encoding purine-nucleoside phosphorylase produces the protein MSSTYEQIQQTVNHIRTQTDFVPEVGIVLGSGLGPLGDEIEVVASFPYSSLPNFPLSTAPGHEGKLILGRLEGKNVLAYKGRVHCYEGYTPAQAAFPQRAGFFLGAKTFFITSAAGGLNPAWNAGELMLHSDYINYAPLSPLTGPNDERLGPRFPVTFDAYDPELRGLAQKVARAQDFQLREGVYAWWPGPQFASRAELRLLRTLGADAIGMSTVPEVIALRHLGARVLGLSTITDMAVPERDHHATEQEVLATAARSGALFRRFVRGILAAL, from the coding sequence ATGAGTTCGACCTACGAGCAAATCCAGCAGACGGTCAACCACATTCGCACCCAAACCGACTTTGTGCCTGAAGTGGGCATTGTACTGGGCTCGGGCCTGGGGCCCCTGGGCGACGAGATCGAGGTAGTGGCCAGTTTTCCTTACAGCTCTCTGCCCAATTTTCCTTTGTCCACTGCTCCGGGTCACGAGGGAAAGCTTATTTTAGGGCGGCTCGAGGGCAAAAACGTACTGGCCTATAAGGGCCGGGTGCACTGCTACGAGGGGTATACCCCAGCGCAAGCGGCGTTTCCGCAGCGGGCTGGGTTTTTCCTGGGGGCCAAAACTTTCTTCATCACCTCGGCAGCAGGGGGGCTAAACCCGGCCTGGAACGCCGGGGAACTGATGCTGCACAGCGATTACATCAACTATGCCCCCCTTTCTCCCCTCACCGGGCCCAACGACGAACGCTTGGGGCCGCGTTTCCCGGTAACCTTTGACGCCTACGACCCGGAGCTGCGCGGCCTGGCCCAGAAAGTCGCCCGGGCGCAGGACTTTCAACTTAGAGAAGGGGTATACGCCTGGTGGCCGGGGCCGCAGTTTGCCAGCCGGGCCGAACTCAGGCTGCTGCGTACCCTGGGGGCCGATGCCATCGGGATGTCCACTGTGCCGGAAGTAATTGCCCTGCGGCATCTGGGGGCGCGGGTGCTGGGCCTTTCGACCATCACCGATATGGCCGTGCCCGAGCGCGACCACCACGCCACCGAGCAGGAGGTGCTGGCCACGGCGGCCCGGAGTGGGGCCTTGTTTCGCAGGTTTGTGCGGGGCATCCTGGCGGCCCTGTAG